From a single Cyprinus carpio isolate SPL01 chromosome A3, ASM1834038v1, whole genome shotgun sequence genomic region:
- the LOC109092903 gene encoding uncharacterized protein LOC109092903, whose amino-acid sequence MLKRKTRIRPVDDARTHIQSLRDKPEFMERFIDNNKGSEIEYNYGDSQWPWRKKEPKQQTSVIETKTSLTDHSSHDASNKDAVVTQEPKQVFTIKGFSLVNYTESDETDEEYIKDNPPSPHCDVVRKKTRNGNIQVIGVADFSDPLFDSNEGIVDETDEDSSLQSDNEVVPKKFLMDRVPNFSVPLNESSDDSIDEPSTPMSGMASQRPRRNCHRPIQRSLVESRSTGA is encoded by the exons ATGTTGAAAAGGAAGACAAGGATACGGCCTGTTGATGATGCCAGGACACACATTCAGTCTTTGAGGGACAAGCCTGAGTTTATGGAACGATTTATCGATAATAACAAAG GAAGTGAAATCGAATACAACTACGGTGATTCACAATGGCCGTGGCGTAAAAAG GAGCCAAAGCAGCAGACTTCTGTTATAGAGACCAAAACATCCCTAACAGATCACTCTTCCCATGATGCCTCCAACAAAGATGCTGTCGTCACGCAG GAGCCAAAGCAGGTATTTACCATCAAAGGGTTTTCTCTAGTGAACTATACCGAAAGTGATGAGACGGATGAGGAGTATATTAAAGACAACCCTCCCAGTCCACACTGTGATGTTGTTCGAAAGAAGACGAGGAATGGAAACATTCAG GTGATTGGAGTAGCTGATTTTTCTGATCCTCTGTTTGACTCAAATGAGGGTATAGTAGATGAAACTGATGAGGATTCTAGTCTGCAGTCAGACAATGAAGTTGTTCCAAAAAAATTTTTG ATGGATAGAGTACCAAATTTTTCTGTTCCTCTTAATGAGTCAAGTGATGACAGCATAGATGAACCTTCCACTCCTATGTCTGGAATGGCTTCACAAAGGCCGAGGAGAAACTGTCACCGTCCT ATTCAAAGGAGTCTTGTAGAATCCAGAAGTACAGGAGCCTGA
- the LOC109084552 gene encoding transcription factor jun-B, translating into MSTKMEQPFYHDDSFLVGYGHNDAALHDYKLQKQSMNLNLTEPYRNLKSDLYHTSGADFGSLKLASPELERLIIQTSNGVLTTPTPGQYLYSRGITDEQEGFAEGFVKALDDLHKMNQMPPPNVSIGAGGVTTCSTTASVFGSSLQSEPPIYTTLNAYCPAPSHPSTTISYLPPHVQQSQHPENTHGFQHSGVLPQRYVPLKEEPQTVPDMHSSDCSPPTSPIDMENQERIKAERKRLRNRLAATKCRKRKLERISRLEEKVKVLKNDNAGLSNTASVLRDQVAQLKQKVLRHMNSGCQLMLTSKMEAF; encoded by the coding sequence ATGAGTACAAAAATGGAGCAGCCGTTTTATCACGACGACTCGTTCCTGGTGGGTTACGGTCACAACGACGCGGCACTACACGACTACAAACTCCAGAAACAGAGCATGAACTTGAACCTGACCGAACCCTATCGGAACCTCAAATCGGACCTGTATCACACCAGCGGTGCTGATTTCGGCTCGCTCAAACTCGCCTCCCCGGAGCTGGAGAGGCTCATCATCCAAACCAGCAACGGGGTGCTCACGACGCCCACCCCGGGCCAGTACCTCTACAGTCGGGGGATCACCGACGAGCAGGAGGGCTTCGCGGAGGGCTTCGTCAAGGCTCTGGATGATCTTCACAAGATGAACCAGATGCCCCCGCCCAATGTGTCGATTGGAGCCGGCGGCGTGACGACGTGCTCGACAACTGCCTCCGTTTTCGGCTCCTCCCTGCAGTCTGAGCCTCCCATTTACACGACGCTCAACGCGTACTGCCCAGCGCCCAGCCACCCGTCCACCACCATCAGCTACCTGCCGCCGCACGTACAGCAGAGCCAACACCCGGAAAACACGCACGGGTTCCAGCACTCCGGCGTCCTCCCGCAGCGTTACGTGCCTTTGAAAGAGGAGCCCCAGACCGTTCCCGACATGCACAGCAGCGACTGCTCGCCACCCACGTCCCCGATAGACATGGAGAACCAGGAACGCATCAAGGCGGAAAGGAAGAGGCTCCGGAACCGACTGGCGGCCACCAAATGCCGCAAGCGCAAACTGGAACGCATCTCCCGGCTGGAGGAGAAAGTGAAGGTGCTCAAGAACGACAACGCCGGCCTGTCCAACACCGCCTCCGTCCTGCGGGACCAGGTGGCCCAACTCAAACAGAAAGTCCTGAGACACATGAACAGCGGCTGTCAGCTGATGTTGACAAGTAAGATGGAAGCGTTCTAA